One Mycobacterium sp. SMC-4 DNA window includes the following coding sequences:
- a CDS encoding NAD(P)/FAD-dependent oxidoreductase has translation MTSAGFLAVGGGPAGVSAAETFRSRHRHIAVRILSDDPALPYAKPPLSKQYLCGQPTDLDLHSAGWFARNDIDLTLGVRVEHIDVAAAQVITTGGVRYPYWHLVLASGSTAVPLAAPGGRSALPLRSLADAVALKMAARHAHAAVVVGAGLIGCEAASGLAALGVDTTVVAPEVVPLYRRFGIDVGERVAKMLSDVGVRFVGSARVAGVTDCAVTLEGGEVFAGDLVVAATGARPDTRLAAEAGLAIRDGRVVVDEHMRTSAPNVYAAGDITLAHNVTAGRRVIAEHWRDAALQGRIAGLTAAGYPSSWDTMPGFSCSVGKFTLTYRGWGGRHDTCLVTERGNGFTATYSAQGRLLGTLEATANLAS, from the coding sequence ATGACGTCAGCGGGATTCCTGGCCGTCGGCGGCGGGCCGGCGGGAGTCAGCGCGGCCGAGACCTTCCGCAGTAGGCATCGCCACATCGCCGTGCGCATTCTGTCCGACGATCCGGCGCTGCCCTATGCCAAACCGCCGTTGAGCAAGCAGTACCTGTGCGGACAGCCCACTGACCTGGACCTGCACAGTGCCGGGTGGTTCGCTCGCAACGACATCGACCTCACCCTCGGGGTGCGGGTGGAACACATCGACGTCGCGGCTGCGCAGGTGATCACCACCGGCGGCGTGCGCTACCCGTACTGGCATCTGGTGCTGGCATCGGGCTCGACCGCGGTGCCGCTGGCCGCACCGGGTGGCCGGTCCGCGCTGCCCCTGCGGTCCTTGGCCGATGCGGTGGCGCTGAAGATGGCCGCCCGGCATGCCCACGCGGCGGTCGTCGTCGGCGCCGGGCTGATCGGCTGCGAGGCCGCCTCAGGTCTGGCCGCCCTCGGCGTGGACACCACCGTGGTTGCCCCGGAGGTGGTGCCGCTGTACCGCCGATTCGGCATCGACGTCGGCGAACGGGTCGCCAAGATGCTCTCCGATGTCGGCGTGCGTTTTGTCGGGTCGGCCCGGGTGGCCGGCGTCACTGACTGCGCGGTGACGCTGGAGGGCGGAGAGGTATTCGCCGGCGACCTCGTCGTCGCCGCCACCGGGGCCCGGCCCGACACCCGGCTGGCCGCCGAGGCCGGACTGGCCATCCGCGACGGCCGCGTCGTCGTCGACGAACACATGCGCACGTCGGCCCCCAACGTCTACGCCGCCGGTGACATCACGCTGGCCCACAACGTGACCGCCGGGCGACGGGTCATCGCCGAACACTGGCGTGACGCCGCGCTGCAGGGCCGCATTGCCGGCCTGACGGCGGCGGGTTATCCGTCGAGTTGGGACACGATGCCCGGATTCTCCTGCAGTGTAGGGAAATTCACGCTGACCTACCGAGGTTGGGGAGGCCGCCACGATACCTGTCTGGTGACCGAACGGGGCAACGGTTTCACCGCGACCTACTCCGCACAGGGCAGGCTGCTCGGAACACTGGAGGCTACAGCCAATCTCGCTTCTTGA
- the recC gene encoding exodeoxyribonuclease V subunit gamma, translated as MALHLHRADRTDLLADGLGTLLSTPPADPFAEDLVLVSARGVERWLSQRLSHVLGRSFGQDGVCAGVTFRSPASLVAELAGTVEDDPWAPDAVVWPLLEVIDNSLERPWCRTLAAHLGHFEHGEEQELRRGRRYAVARRLAGLFASYARQRPGLLVDWLEQRTEGLDRDLAWQPELYRALVDHIGARPPHIRHAEAVARLQDSSTGLPQRMSLFGHTRLPVTDVELLHALSTHHDLHLWLPHPSADLWARLHGVHGPVSRSADTTHRDVGHPLLATLGRDLRELQRSLPTDAVTDRCLGAAARPDTLLGWLQSDIAANAVRPAGRTHHAADRSVQVHSCHSPARQIDVLREVLLGLLDDDPTLEPRDILVMCPDIEAYAPLIVAGFGLAEAMPGAHPAHRLRVTLADRALTQTNPLLAVAGQLLALAGGRATAGEVLNLAEATPVRQRFSFSDDDLDTMGAWVRQANIRWGFDRESRRDYGVDFVQNTWRFGLDRVLAGVAMSDDSQAWLHTTLPLDDVGSNHVELAGRFADYVEKLHAGIQSLCGTKSLGSWLGALSGALDALTAVGEADEWQLGQVRREFGDILAKAGPRHDIELRLPDVRALLDRHLAGRPTRANFRTGTLTVCTMVPMRSVPHRVVCLVGLDDGVFPRLGVIDGDDVLTREPLTGERDTRSEDRQLLLDAIGAATEALVITYTGADAHSGHRKPPAVPLLEILDALDMTTPDRLRERVLVEHPLQPFDVRNVTPGALGMPADVPFTFDPTAREAAATAAGHRCAQPPLLSAKLPQPPDEDVALDDLIGFFRDPVKGFFRALDYTLPWDVETVEDAMPVEIDALQEWKIGDRMLDDVLRGMDPEAAQQAEWRRGALPPGRLGWRKATQLREQVDALAHAARGHLAPAPRAYDVDVDLGNGRRVTGTVPRVHGARIVAVRYAKLDGRHLLEPWIQLVALAAAHSADWTAVCIGRPKRGRTPRQRLLGRPQQAAVEVLGELVAMYDAGRREPIPLPLKTSYAWAEARLHRGDPLREAGFRWNSKRFPGENEQPAHQQVWGKFSDLGVLLTPVQPGEEYDGESTRLGAYASRLWLPMLTAERDPD; from the coding sequence ATGGCGCTTCACCTCCATCGGGCCGACCGGACCGACCTGCTTGCCGACGGCCTCGGCACGCTGCTGAGCACTCCCCCGGCCGACCCGTTCGCCGAAGACCTGGTGCTGGTGTCGGCCCGCGGCGTGGAGCGCTGGCTCAGTCAGCGGCTGTCCCATGTGCTGGGCCGCAGCTTCGGTCAGGACGGTGTATGCGCCGGCGTGACATTCCGTAGTCCGGCTTCCCTGGTCGCCGAACTCGCCGGGACGGTCGAGGACGACCCCTGGGCGCCCGATGCGGTGGTGTGGCCGCTGCTCGAGGTGATCGACAACTCGCTCGAGCGCCCCTGGTGCCGCACGCTGGCGGCCCATCTCGGTCACTTCGAGCACGGCGAGGAGCAGGAGTTGCGCCGCGGTCGCCGGTACGCGGTGGCCCGGCGACTGGCCGGCTTGTTCGCGTCCTACGCCCGTCAGCGTCCGGGCCTGTTGGTCGACTGGCTGGAGCAGCGCACCGAGGGGCTGGATCGTGACCTGGCCTGGCAACCGGAGCTCTACCGGGCGCTGGTCGATCACATCGGGGCCCGTCCGCCCCACATCAGGCATGCCGAGGCCGTTGCGCGCCTGCAGGATTCGTCGACCGGTCTGCCGCAGCGGATGTCGCTGTTCGGCCACACCCGGCTGCCGGTCACCGACGTCGAACTGCTGCACGCCCTGAGCACCCACCACGACCTGCACCTGTGGCTGCCGCACCCGAGCGCCGATCTGTGGGCGCGGCTGCACGGCGTGCACGGGCCGGTGTCGCGCAGCGCCGACACCACCCACCGCGACGTCGGTCACCCGCTACTGGCCACCCTCGGCCGAGACCTGCGCGAGCTGCAGCGCAGCCTGCCCACCGACGCGGTGACCGACCGGTGTCTCGGCGCGGCGGCCCGGCCGGACACGCTGCTGGGCTGGTTGCAGTCCGACATCGCCGCCAACGCAGTGCGGCCGGCGGGGCGCACACACCACGCGGCCGACCGCTCGGTGCAAGTGCACAGTTGCCACAGCCCGGCCCGGCAGATCGACGTGCTGCGCGAGGTGCTGCTCGGTCTGCTCGACGACGACCCGACGCTGGAACCCCGCGACATCCTGGTGATGTGCCCCGACATCGAGGCCTACGCCCCGCTGATCGTGGCCGGGTTCGGCCTCGCAGAGGCCATGCCGGGCGCGCATCCGGCGCACCGGCTACGGGTCACACTGGCCGATCGTGCGCTCACCCAGACCAATCCGTTGCTGGCGGTGGCCGGGCAGCTGCTGGCCCTGGCCGGTGGCCGGGCCACCGCCGGCGAGGTGCTCAACCTCGCCGAGGCCACCCCCGTGCGGCAGCGGTTCTCCTTCTCCGACGACGACCTCGACACCATGGGCGCCTGGGTGCGCCAAGCCAACATCCGGTGGGGTTTCGACCGTGAGTCCCGCCGCGACTACGGCGTCGACTTCGTGCAGAACACCTGGCGATTCGGCCTGGACCGGGTGTTGGCCGGAGTGGCGATGTCCGACGACTCGCAGGCCTGGCTGCACACCACGCTGCCGCTCGACGACGTCGGCAGTAACCACGTCGAACTGGCGGGCCGGTTCGCCGACTATGTCGAGAAGCTGCATGCCGGCATCCAGTCACTCTGCGGCACAAAGTCTCTGGGCTCCTGGCTGGGCGCGTTGAGTGGCGCTCTGGATGCCCTCACCGCGGTCGGTGAGGCCGACGAATGGCAGCTCGGGCAGGTCCGTCGCGAGTTCGGGGACATCCTCGCCAAGGCCGGTCCGCGTCACGACATCGAGCTACGGTTGCCCGACGTCCGGGCCCTGCTCGACCGTCACCTGGCGGGCAGGCCGACGCGCGCGAACTTCCGCACCGGCACACTGACGGTCTGCACGATGGTGCCGATGCGTTCGGTGCCCCACCGGGTGGTGTGTCTGGTAGGGCTCGACGACGGCGTGTTCCCGCGCCTGGGCGTCATCGACGGAGACGACGTGCTGACCCGCGAGCCGTTGACCGGTGAACGCGACACCCGTTCGGAGGACCGACAATTGCTGCTCGACGCGATCGGCGCGGCCACCGAAGCCCTGGTCATCACCTACACCGGCGCCGACGCTCACAGCGGTCACCGCAAGCCGCCGGCCGTTCCGCTGCTGGAGATCCTCGACGCGCTGGACATGACAACCCCCGACCGGCTCCGCGAACGCGTGCTGGTGGAACATCCGTTGCAGCCGTTCGATGTTCGCAACGTCACTCCCGGTGCACTCGGCATGCCTGCCGATGTGCCGTTCACGTTCGATCCGACCGCTCGTGAGGCTGCCGCGACCGCTGCCGGGCACCGTTGCGCCCAGCCGCCGCTGCTGTCGGCCAAACTCCCGCAGCCTCCCGACGAGGACGTCGCCCTCGATGACCTCATCGGCTTCTTCCGCGATCCCGTCAAGGGTTTCTTCCGGGCGCTGGACTACACGTTGCCGTGGGACGTCGAGACCGTCGAGGACGCCATGCCGGTGGAAATCGACGCGCTGCAGGAGTGGAAGATCGGCGACCGCATGCTCGACGACGTGCTGCGCGGGATGGATCCGGAGGCCGCGCAGCAGGCCGAGTGGCGCCGCGGGGCACTGCCACCGGGGCGTCTGGGCTGGCGCAAGGCCACCCAACTGCGCGAGCAGGTCGACGCGCTGGCACACGCCGCGCGAGGCCACCTCGCGCCGGCACCGCGGGCCTACGACGTCGACGTCGACCTCGGCAATGGCCGCCGGGTCACCGGCACGGTCCCCCGCGTGCACGGCGCGCGCATCGTGGCGGTCCGGTACGCCAAGCTCGACGGCCGCCATCTGCTCGAACCGTGGATCCAGTTGGTGGCGTTGGCCGCCGCACATTCAGCGGACTGGACAGCGGTGTGCATCGGCCGGCCCAAGCGTGGCCGCACGCCCCGGCAACGGCTGCTCGGTCGACCGCAGCAGGCAGCCGTCGAGGTGCTCGGCGAGCTGGTCGCCATGTATGACGCCGGCCGGCGCGAGCCGATCCCGTTGCCGCTCAAGACGTCCTACGCGTGGGCCGAGGCGCGGTTGCATCGCGGTGATCCCCTGCGCGAGGCCGGGTTCCGCTGGAACAGCAAGCGGTTTCCCGGCGAGAACGAACAGCCGGCCCATCAGCAGGTCTGGGGCAAGTTCAGTGATCTGGGCGTGCTGCTGACCCCGGTGCAGCCCGGTGAGGAGTACGACGGCGAGTCCACCCGGCTGGGGGCCTACGCATCTCGGTTGTGGCTGCCGATGCTGACCGCCGAACGGGATCCCGACTGA
- a CDS encoding DUF3060 domain-containing protein, whose translation MEPDVDPEARIRDLERPLADRARASELGTQPYASSAGVPVPPPPPSPSAGYPAGGSPYYAPPQHVVRKNSHATALWLIPLSAGVVIVTAVIVGIIFVTSGSPSLPAPVAPPGIAGGGGSIDVPVIPEVPAFPAIPENPFGAGEEIVTVGPGAVTSLGGVDTTRTVMCDGGTVSISGVRNVVDVQGACSTVVVSGLENVLTVDTAETIRASGLNNRVTYRNGAPEVSRSGSGNIVEQG comes from the coding sequence ATGGAACCGGATGTGGACCCGGAAGCGCGGATACGCGATCTGGAGCGCCCGCTCGCCGACCGTGCCCGCGCCAGCGAGTTGGGTACCCAGCCCTACGCGTCGTCGGCAGGGGTACCCGTGCCGCCACCGCCACCGTCGCCCTCCGCGGGGTATCCGGCCGGGGGTTCGCCCTACTATGCGCCACCGCAGCACGTGGTGCGCAAGAACTCTCATGCCACCGCGTTGTGGCTGATCCCGCTGTCTGCCGGCGTCGTCATCGTCACCGCGGTGATCGTCGGGATCATCTTCGTCACCTCCGGGTCGCCGAGCCTGCCGGCTCCGGTTGCGCCCCCGGGCATCGCGGGGGGCGGTGGGTCGATCGATGTTCCGGTGATCCCCGAAGTCCCCGCATTTCCCGCGATCCCGGAGAACCCGTTCGGGGCCGGCGAGGAGATCGTGACCGTCGGCCCGGGCGCGGTGACCAGCCTCGGCGGTGTCGACACCACCCGCACGGTGATGTGTGACGGCGGAACGGTCAGCATCAGCGGGGTCCGCAATGTCGTCGACGTCCAGGGCGCCTGCTCGACGGTCGTCGTCTCCGGGCTGGAGAACGTGCTGACCGTGGACACCGCCGAGACCATCAGAGCCTCGGGATTGAACAACCGGGTCACCTATCGCAACGGCGCTCCGGAGGTGTCGCGCTCGGGCAGCGGCAACATCGTCGAACAGGGCTGA
- a CDS encoding crotonase/enoyl-CoA hydratase family protein, protein MSSNVAYELADSVATITLDDGKVNVLGPTMQTAVNEALDRAAAEKAKAVVLAGNSRVFSGGFDLSVFQSGDAQAALGMLAGGFELAVRTLTFPVPVVIAATGPAIAMGSFLLLSADHRVGGPKTRCQAIEVAIGMVIPNSALEIMRMRLTPPAFERAAGLAATFVGDAAINAGWLDEIVDTDEVLARAQQVAQEAATTLQAGAHLATKLKARHSALEAIRAGIDGLAEEFALGATTAP, encoded by the coding sequence ATGAGCAGCAACGTCGCCTACGAACTCGCCGACTCGGTGGCCACCATCACGCTCGACGACGGCAAGGTCAACGTGCTCGGCCCGACGATGCAGACCGCGGTCAACGAGGCATTGGACCGGGCGGCGGCCGAGAAAGCCAAAGCTGTGGTACTGGCCGGGAACTCGCGGGTCTTCAGCGGTGGTTTCGATCTGTCGGTCTTCCAGTCCGGCGATGCCCAAGCCGCGCTCGGGATGCTGGCCGGAGGTTTCGAGTTGGCGGTGCGAACGCTGACGTTTCCGGTGCCGGTGGTGATCGCCGCAACCGGTCCGGCGATCGCGATGGGCTCGTTTCTGCTGTTGTCCGCCGACCATCGGGTAGGGGGTCCGAAAACACGCTGCCAGGCCATCGAGGTTGCGATCGGCATGGTCATCCCGAATTCGGCGTTGGAGATCATGCGGATGCGGCTCACCCCGCCGGCGTTCGAGCGGGCGGCCGGACTGGCCGCGACCTTCGTCGGCGACGCCGCGATCAACGCCGGGTGGCTCGACGAGATCGTCGACACCGACGAGGTACTGGCCCGGGCCCAGCAGGTGGCCCAGGAAGCCGCGACCACACTGCAGGCCGGCGCACACCTGGCGACCAAGCTCAAGGCCCGGCACAGCGCGTTGGAGGCGATCCGCGCCGGAATCGACGGATTGGCAGAGGAATTCGCGCTGGGTGCCACCACCGCGCCGTGA
- a CDS encoding magnesium transporter CorA family protein, protein MTHIRGRTWVDGRPCDDFDFFALSDYLAAENTLVWCDIDAPDHETLTNLAHEIGLNEWAVEDTLADSERTKAVVYRTHTFFTVYGVTVRGRPPVADAAETVLDMHRISVFVLPRGLITVQLGSGFDIDEVSRRFDALGGQEYGIGALVHGLLDVVVDQHFDAVQALDDAIESLEDDLFAESLPRQGLQRKTFQLRKDLVRLRRAVLPMREVITVIQHRRMDAASALELDPAYADLYDHVLRVSEWTESLRDMVTTVFETNLSLQDARLNIVMKKLTGWAAIIAVPTAITGFYGQNISYPGINTVGGFAVSTSLIVVIVIVLFTAFKKRDWL, encoded by the coding sequence GTGACCCACATTCGCGGCCGGACCTGGGTCGACGGCAGGCCCTGCGACGACTTCGACTTCTTCGCGCTGTCGGATTATCTGGCCGCGGAGAACACGCTGGTCTGGTGTGACATCGACGCCCCCGACCACGAGACGCTCACCAATCTCGCCCATGAGATCGGCCTCAACGAATGGGCGGTCGAGGACACACTGGCCGACTCCGAACGCACCAAGGCCGTGGTGTATCGGACCCACACCTTCTTCACGGTATATGGGGTCACCGTCAGGGGTCGGCCGCCGGTGGCCGACGCGGCCGAGACTGTGCTGGACATGCACCGCATCTCGGTGTTCGTGCTACCGCGCGGACTGATCACGGTCCAGTTGGGTTCGGGCTTCGACATCGACGAGGTGTCGCGGCGATTCGACGCGCTGGGTGGACAGGAATACGGGATCGGCGCGCTCGTGCACGGCCTGCTCGACGTCGTGGTGGATCAGCACTTCGACGCGGTGCAAGCGCTCGACGACGCCATCGAAAGCCTCGAGGACGACCTGTTCGCCGAGAGCCTGCCGCGTCAAGGGTTGCAACGCAAGACCTTTCAGCTTCGCAAGGACCTGGTGCGGCTGCGCCGGGCGGTGTTGCCGATGCGGGAGGTGATCACCGTGATCCAGCACCGAAGGATGGATGCCGCCTCTGCGCTGGAGCTGGACCCCGCGTACGCCGATCTCTACGACCATGTCTTACGGGTCTCGGAGTGGACGGAGTCGTTGCGCGACATGGTCACCACGGTGTTCGAGACCAACTTGAGCCTGCAGGACGCCCGGCTGAACATCGTGATGAAGAAGCTCACCGGCTGGGCCGCGATCATCGCGGTGCCGACGGCCATCACCGGCTTCTACGGACAGAACATCAGCTATCCGGGTATCAACACCGTCGGCGGGTTCGCGGTCAGCACCTCGCTGATCGTCGTGATCGTGATCGTGCTGTTCACCGCGTTCAAGAAGCGAGATTGGCTGTAG
- the recB gene encoding exodeoxyribonuclease V subunit beta codes for MRTFDLLGPLPASRSTTVLEASAGTGKTFALAGLVTRYLAEGAATLDQMLLVTFGRAASQELRERVRCQIVDTLAAFDDPSAAGDNQLVAQLIEGTDDDRGLRRQRLRDALAGFDAATIATTHQFCQLVLRSLGVAGDSDAGVRLVDSLDELTAEIVDDLYLAHFGQQHDDPVLTRDQALGLARQVVGNAGTELRPRDPAPGSEAEVRLTFATQVCAELERRKRRLGILHYDDLLSRLATALHEDDSAARLRMQQRWPIVMVDEFQDTDPVQWQVIDRAFSGRSTLILIGDPKQAIYAFRGGDIVTYLNAAATAGDRRTLGTNWRTDGVLVDALQAVLRDAELGDPRIVVRPVEAHHRGHRLQGAPRNDPFRLRVVSREVLGTRAERVITMDRLRRHIGADLAADVAALLAGGATFCDKPLQAKDIAVIVETHKDARACFDALAEAGIPAVYTGDSDVFTARAADDWLCLLEAFDQPHRSGLVRAAATTMFFGVSAESLAGEGDTLTDRIAERLREWADQARERGVAAVFEAAQLAGMSRRVLAWQDGERHMTDMAHITQVLHETAHREHLGLPALRDWLRTRREEHDGAAERNRRLDSDAAAVQIMTVWVSKGLQYPVVYLPFAFNRNIATREVVLYHEDDTRCLHIGGESSPDYNAVAALGRREAASDDVRLTYVALTRAQSQVVAWWAPSFDEPNGGLSRLLRGRRPGQTAVPDRCDPAKIDDADAMGALRAWADLGGPVLEESVVAAAIDVEPPALATDLRARHFHRKIDTSWRRTSYSGLLRASEAASGVASEPEVVELDDEVTDAPMSHPADLNGADMPSPMAGLPTGATFGSLVHAVLETADPVAADLAAELERAVAEQSVWWPTDTASATPAADLAAALVPLHDTPLGPLAPGLTLRQIPLRDRLRELDFEFPLAGGDVRGDAPKLTVADLGRLFATHVRTDDVLAPYAARLTSASLGGQSLKGYLSGSVDAVLRLPGDRFVVVDYKTNWLGEPERALTAADYTPPRMTEAMLHSDYPLQALLYCVVLHRFLRWRLPGYQPERHLVGVLYLFLRGMCGPATPVVDGHPTGVFSWRPPAALITELSDLLDGAGR; via the coding sequence ATGCGCACGTTCGATCTGCTCGGCCCGTTGCCGGCGTCGCGGTCGACGACGGTACTGGAGGCCAGCGCCGGCACCGGCAAGACGTTCGCCTTGGCCGGGTTGGTCACCCGCTACCTGGCCGAGGGCGCGGCGACGTTGGACCAGATGCTGCTGGTCACTTTCGGCCGGGCGGCCAGTCAGGAGCTGCGGGAACGGGTCCGCTGCCAGATCGTGGACACGTTGGCCGCGTTCGACGACCCGTCGGCGGCCGGCGACAACCAGCTGGTGGCGCAGCTGATCGAGGGCACCGATGACGACCGCGGACTGCGCCGGCAGCGGCTGCGCGACGCGCTGGCCGGGTTCGACGCGGCCACGATTGCCACCACCCACCAGTTCTGCCAACTGGTGCTGCGCTCGCTCGGCGTGGCCGGCGACTCCGATGCGGGGGTGCGGCTGGTGGACAGCCTCGATGAGCTGACCGCCGAGATCGTCGACGACCTCTACCTGGCCCACTTCGGCCAGCAGCACGACGATCCGGTGCTGACCCGCGACCAGGCGCTGGGGCTGGCCCGCCAGGTCGTCGGAAACGCCGGTACCGAACTTCGCCCGCGCGATCCGGCGCCGGGATCGGAGGCCGAGGTCCGCCTCACCTTCGCGACGCAGGTGTGCGCCGAGCTGGAGCGGCGCAAACGCCGGCTGGGCATCCTGCATTACGACGACCTGTTGTCCCGGCTGGCCACCGCGCTGCACGAGGACGACTCTGCGGCACGGTTGCGCATGCAGCAGCGGTGGCCGATCGTGATGGTCGACGAGTTCCAGGACACCGACCCGGTGCAATGGCAGGTGATCGACCGGGCGTTCTCGGGTCGCTCGACGTTGATCCTGATCGGTGACCCGAAGCAGGCCATCTACGCCTTCCGCGGCGGCGACATCGTCACCTATCTCAACGCCGCCGCCACCGCGGGCGACCGCCGCACGCTCGGGACCAACTGGCGCACCGACGGTGTGCTGGTCGACGCGCTGCAGGCGGTGCTGCGCGACGCCGAACTGGGTGACCCGCGCATCGTGGTTCGTCCGGTCGAGGCGCACCACCGCGGGCACCGCCTGCAGGGCGCGCCACGCAACGACCCGTTCCGGTTGCGGGTGGTGTCCCGCGAGGTGCTCGGCACCCGCGCCGAGCGCGTCATCACGATGGACCGACTGCGCCGACACATCGGCGCCGACCTGGCCGCCGACGTCGCGGCCCTGCTGGCCGGCGGTGCGACATTCTGCGACAAGCCGTTGCAGGCCAAGGACATCGCGGTGATCGTCGAGACGCACAAGGATGCCCGCGCCTGCTTCGACGCGCTGGCCGAGGCGGGCATCCCGGCGGTCTACACCGGCGACTCGGATGTGTTCACCGCCCGGGCCGCCGACGACTGGCTGTGCCTACTCGAAGCGTTCGACCAGCCGCACCGGTCCGGTCTGGTACGCGCGGCCGCGACCACGATGTTCTTCGGAGTCAGCGCGGAAAGCCTTGCTGGTGAAGGTGATACATTGACCGACCGGATTGCCGAGCGGCTGCGCGAATGGGCCGACCAGGCGCGGGAACGGGGAGTGGCGGCGGTGTTCGAGGCCGCGCAGCTGGCGGGGATGAGCCGGCGGGTGCTGGCGTGGCAGGACGGTGAGCGGCACATGACCGACATGGCCCACATCACCCAGGTGTTGCACGAGACCGCCCACCGTGAGCATCTCGGGTTGCCGGCGCTGCGGGACTGGCTGCGCACCCGACGTGAGGAGCACGACGGCGCTGCCGAACGCAACCGGCGTCTCGACAGCGACGCCGCAGCGGTGCAGATCATGACGGTGTGGGTGAGTAAGGGTCTGCAGTACCCGGTGGTGTACCTGCCGTTCGCGTTCAACCGCAACATCGCGACCCGCGAGGTGGTGCTCTACCACGAGGACGACACCCGGTGCCTGCACATCGGCGGCGAGAGCAGCCCCGACTACAACGCCGTGGCTGCGCTCGGGCGCAGGGAGGCCGCCTCCGACGACGTCCGGTTGACCTATGTGGCGCTGACCCGGGCGCAGTCGCAGGTGGTGGCCTGGTGGGCGCCGTCGTTCGACGAGCCCAACGGCGGTCTGTCCCGGTTGCTGCGCGGGCGCCGACCGGGACAGACCGCGGTGCCCGATCGCTGCGATCCGGCCAAGATCGACGACGCCGACGCGATGGGCGCGCTGCGGGCGTGGGCCGACCTCGGCGGGCCGGTGCTCGAAGAGTCTGTCGTGGCCGCTGCCATCGACGTCGAACCACCCGCCCTGGCAACCGATCTGCGGGCCCGTCACTTCCATCGCAAGATCGACACCAGCTGGCGGCGAACGTCCTACTCCGGGTTGCTGCGCGCCTCGGAGGCGGCCTCCGGGGTGGCCAGCGAGCCCGAGGTGGTCGAACTCGACGACGAGGTCACCGACGCACCGATGTCGCATCCGGCCGATCTGAACGGCGCCGACATGCCCTCTCCGATGGCCGGACTGCCCACCGGGGCGACGTTCGGATCGCTGGTGCACGCGGTGCTGGAGACCGCCGACCCGGTGGCTGCCGACCTGGCCGCCGAACTGGAGCGCGCCGTCGCCGAACAGTCGGTGTGGTGGCCGACCGACACCGCGTCGGCCACCCCGGCCGCCGACCTCGCCGCCGCACTGGTTCCGCTGCACGACACCCCGCTGGGCCCGCTGGCACCGGGACTGACGCTGCGCCAGATTCCGTTGCGGGACCGGTTACGGGAACTGGACTTCGAGTTCCCGTTGGCCGGCGGTGATGTCCGAGGCGACGCACCGAAGCTGACCGTCGCCGATCTGGGCCGACTGTTCGCCACCCACGTGCGCACCGACGATGTGCTGGCGCCCTACGCGGCACGACTGACCAGCGCCTCGCTGGGCGGCCAGTCGCTCAAGGGTTATCTGAGCGGCTCGGTGGACGCGGTGCTGCGGCTGCCCGGGGACCGGTTTGTGGTCGTCGATTACAAGACCAACTGGCTCGGCGAGCCCGAACGGGCGCTCACCGCAGCCGATTACACCCCGCCGCGGATGACCGAAGCGATGCTGCACTCCGATTACCCTCTGCAGGCATTGCTGTACTGCGTTGTGCTGCATCGCTTTCTGCGTTGGCGACTGCCGGGCTACCAACCCGAGCGTCATCTGGTCGGTGTGCTGTATCTGTTCCTGCGCGGCATGTGCGGCCCGGCCACGCCGGTTGTCGACGGACACCCGACCGGGGTGTTCAGCTGGCGACCGCCCGCGGCGCTGATCACCGAGTTGTCGGACCTCCTCGACGGAGCTGGCAGGTGA